From the Papaver somniferum cultivar HN1 chromosome 2, ASM357369v1, whole genome shotgun sequence genome, the window ATTATCAAATGACACCCATCCATCAGAAACGAAGTCATGGTGGAATTCAGCATCGTTCCCGTATTCCTTCTCTTCTGAACCAACATGAGTGGATAAAACAGTAGGCAACCCATCATTGTGATGATACAGGTTACTAGAGGAGAAATCATTCCAGAGGTGGGTTGAAGTACTGGTTAAGTTGTGGGTTGATGTTGCAGCACGGTCAATTGTAGAATTGATTCTGCTTTTCCCGTGTATATTGGATGGGGTACTTGCCTTTATCATAGTCCTTCCTTCAAGGATGCTTACCACTTCTGACATAGTAGGCCTTGAATTTGGATCAGGATTCGTACACAACATTGCCAAACTCAACATCGTTTCTGCTTCTTTCACTGGAATATTCATCTTCAGGTCCTGATCAACGACCCCCAGAATATCTCCCTTCTGTTGTAAATCATAGACCTGGGAAAAAATCGAAGCTTTTCAGTTTAATTGCAAAAGAACAGCAAGTTATTATCTGGAGATTTACCAGTCAATTACAGGTTTTTATTCACTTACCAAATCCAGGAGGGAAACACTTTCATGGTCTGAAATCCACTCAACTCTCTTCTTACCAGTAATAAGTTCAAGTGTCACTATTCCAAAGCTGTAAACATCTATTTTCTCAGTAACTGTTCCTAGAATAACATATTCAGGGGCCatatatcatcttcaacatacGAAAAAGTATATTCTTTGTCAGAAAAGAGAAACACAGAAGAACTATTTCATTCCAGTAAGTTAACTAAGAACCTGAAGTCTAGAAATAATATTTCTATTCGTTTTCTTACACTGTTCCAACAAGACCGGTGTTGATGTGTGTAATTTCTCTATTGTAATGCATTGCCAATCCAAAATCAGATATCTTGGGACTAAGATCTTTATCAAGTAAGATATTTGAAAGTTTGATATCTCTGTGAACAATCTTATATTTCGAATCATCACTGTGTAGGAAGGAAAGACCTTTCGCTACTCCAATGCAGATTTTAACTCTTGCTGGCCAGGTATGTTTATCTTTCACGTTTTCTGCAACTGAAATTGTTAGTACATTTTTATAAGTAGATCAGTTAGTTAAAAAAACAGTAAAACTCGAACACTTCTTACCAAATAGAGCACCATATAGACTTCCATTTTCCATGTACTCGTAGACTAAACAGTGTTGGTTGTTTCCTGTACAATGCCACAACATTCTGACAAGATTAACGAGGGACGAACTAATGTTTACTTCATTCTGAAAACTTGTTTTCCCTGGTCTGATGTCATAAGCAGTTGTTTCACTGCGACTATCTTTCCATTTGGAAGCACACCCTGAAATTATACCATAAATCAAGCAAGATTAACGAGGCATATACAGGAATTGAAAAGGCAAACAagttagattacaaaccctgTAAACTGAACTAGTAGAACCTTGTCCGATCTTGTTTGCAAGGCTAAAATCTTTAGTTGCAACTTCAATGCGTCTGAAAGAGAGACTTCCAGTTTCATCTAGCCTAACTGTGTGTTTAGAACCATATTCTATAAACTCAATGTTATCATTTTCTTCTGGCACCTCTGGTGCAACTTCAGAGGATACTGATGCCTCCCCAATCTCATCAGAAAAATAATCAAGGTCTGAAACAAACCCTTCATCTGTCAGCTCTGTTTCTTTGTAGGGGCTGTTTGATTTGACATTAGAGATGACCTCCTCAGAATTGACTACTGTTGAAAATAGTGGATCGACTCTAGGAGTCTTCATTTTAGTTTTTCGTTCAAGAATATTAACAACTTCCAACATGGTAGGCCTCAATTTACCAGTAAAACTAGTGCACATAATTGCCAAATTCAAAATCATAGTAGCTTCTTCAGCTGAATATTGCATATTCAAGTcttcatcaatcaatttataaagatcaaccttctcttttaaCTCTTGGGCCTATAATTCCAAACCAAAGCATTTAGGAACATTGCTTTGTAACATAATCTAGAAGGAGGATAAAGAGTAATCATAGTGAGATTTCTACTTACAAATGACACTAGGTTGACGGACTCGGATCTTTTTTCTCTGTATATCGGTCTCTTTCCACTAAATATTACAAGTATGAGCACTCCAAAGCTGTAAACATCGGTCTTATCATTTACGATACCCTGTATAAAATACTCAGGGTCAAAGTATCCACTGCGAAGAGATAAAAGAAAAACCATAATGAGCAGCGGTACAAGCCTCCAACATGAGGCATGTTAGGATCTAAAAACGTCCAGCCCCCTTTCGGGCATAACCATAGTTTCAAATATCAATACTGTCAATGCCCACTTAACCAACTAGAACATAGCTTGCGCTTCAGTGTGGGGTTTAATTTTTAAATGCCTTGGTACTATGTTAAATAAAAGAGTAGCGTTCCGAAGTGTGTAGCCTATATTTTTAGCTTAGACACTATAGACAGAGAAAACCAAGAAATCATAACCCAGAGAAGACAGATTAGCAAATAGCAATTATATCAGTAAACAACTCCATTGGTGTTCTTACTTACTATGTTCCGATAACCTCTGTGGTGTAGTGTGTATCTTCTCCTTCACAAAGCCTAGACCCCCCAAAACCAGATATTTTGGGATGAAAATTCTTATCAAGTAAAATATTTGCAGGTTCAATATATCTGTGGATAATGAGGGGTTTCGATTGATCTTTAAAATGTAGGAAAGCAAGACCCTTCGCTATTCCAAGACAAATCTTAACTCTGGTTTTCCAGTCGAGGCTCTTCTTTAAATTCACATCACCTGCATGTAAATCAAAAAATGCCCATCATTTattatcagttttctcaacaagtAATGGCAATTATTGTGGCCCTTGAGCAAAAACTATTAGCAAGTTGGGGATTACCCCCTCCTTGCGCCATAGTCGAACCAATAAATCAAATGTTTGAactgttggaatttcagctcctTAATCTTTATGCTTTACCACTAAACAACTTATAAGCTCACTACAAGCTGAAATTAGACTAGAAACTAGTATTAGCATACTCAACAACTCACTGAAAACAGCACCACACATGGCTATGACACTACATATAATTCATGCTAAGTAAGGTTATTTAGTACAAGGAAATAGAACACAAGACACTAAACATTTCATGACTTattatcaacttctatttcctCACATTACTTCATGATGGAATGAAAACAGATTTGCTTTTAAGGAAAACTTGTGAGGCTAGAAGAGAGTCCTagtcatgcttgccacatgtcactccaacctttccatcatgagttggaggACACCTCATGGCTACTTTGGACAGCTCGTATGACATGTCAAGCTTAAGGACATGTCATGCTTAGACTCAACCTTATCTAGCATTAACCTTAAGCTAGTCTTTAGTGCATGATTAATACCATAAACATGCCTTAATGCGGATTAAGACTAATCCGACTTAACTTAGTCTAAACAAACATTACTTTAACCATATGGGATTTGTTGCGCAAaacacaaaaaatctaacatgaaCTAGTTACCAAATAAAGCCGTTTGAAGGTCACCATTCTCCATATGATCATATACTAGTAGAAGATTGACCTTATCTGAATAATGCCCCAATAATCTAATGATATTTTGGTGTCATAATGGCAAAACAGAGTCTATTTCGTTTTGAAACTCTACATTTTTCCTTCCTGATTCTACAATTGGCGAAAAGCGTTTCACTGTGATTGACATCCCATTAGGAAGAACACCCTCCTGTATGATTATTATATATTAGCAATCGGTTTGATTAACAACCAGCagacaaaaaatatataataattaGAAGCATCACTACAGACCTGGTAAAAACTCCCAAATGCATCGGTTTGGATCATGTTTGCCTTGCGGAATGCTATTATTTCGAGATGGTTAAATTGTTCTAAAAAACATTGATGATCGACTTCAGGGGTCTTGGTGTTGGTTTTAATTCCTTCCAGAATAATTACTACGTCAATCATGGTAGGCCTCAACTTACGAGTGCTAGCTGTACACGATACTGCCAAATTCAAAATCATAGCTGCTTTTTTAGTGGACAGCTCCCTTTCAAATCATCATCAAAGAGTGGAAAAAGATTGCCCAACTTGTGTAACTCATGGGCCTATGAAAAATTCCAAAATGTATACGGTGTTTATACAATACATATAAATTACTACTCCACTGAATAGAAAAATGTTAAACCATTTACATTTAGAATAGGGATCAACatttgaattttctacttacaaaAGACACAAGGTCGCAGGGTTCAGCACCATCTAAACCTGCATTTGGTTTCTTTCCGCCCAATAGTTCAAGTACGAGTACTCCAAAACTGTAAACATCGGTCTTATCATATATGGCACCCATGTAATACTCAGGGTCAATGTATCCTCTGTAAAGAAGT encodes:
- the LOC113350306 gene encoding probable serine/threonine-protein kinase DDB_G0271402 isoform X1, which gives rise to MAPEYVILGTVTEKIDVYSFGIVTLELITGKKRVEWISDHESVSLLDLVYDLQQKGDILGVVDQDLKMNIPVKEAETMLSLAMLCTNPDPNSRPTMSEVVSILEGRTMIKASTPSNIHGKSRINSTIDRAATSTHNLTSTSTHLWNDFSSSNLYHHNDGLPTVLSTHVGSEEKEYGNDAEFHHDFVSDGWVSFDNAKLDYISLGERPPISDDRPQASPAYEVSPEREYKYVEPSFNEEGKLQIMCTDEEFEAGCREWKNALVGFFVGENVHFVLDINMVRKLWEVNGDVSVVSMDNGHFMFQFSCVEDKIRVLQSADLWQIQQRPLILREWDWKLKFTRLDEMESLPIWVKIYNLPLFLWTPSFLSKIVCGLGIPLIREQKVESD
- the LOC113350306 gene encoding probable LRR receptor-like serine/threonine-protein kinase At1g53430 isoform X2, translating into MENGDLQTALFGDVNLKKSLDWKTRVKICLGIAKGLAFLHFKDQSKPLIIHRYIEPANILLDKNFHPKISGFGGSRLCEGEDTHYTTEVIGTYGYFDPEYFIQGIVNDKTDVYSFGVLILVIFSGKRPIYREKRSESVNLVSFAQELKEKVDLYKLIDEDLNMQYSAEEATMILNLAIMCTSFTGKLRPTMLEVVNILERKTKMKTPRVDPLFSTVVNSEEVISNVKSNSPYKETELTDEGFVSDLDYFSDEIGEASVSSEVAPEVPEENDNIEFIEYGSKHTVRLDETGSLSFRRIEVATKDFSLANKIGQGSTSSVYRGVLPNGKIVAVKQLLMTSDQGKQVFRMK